From the genome of Myxococcales bacterium:
TCTGTGACCGGTTTCGACTCGTCGAACCGACGCTGGAAACACTCGAGCGCCTTCGACCAGTCGATCATCGCCGGTGATTTGACCTTGGAGCGCTCGATGCAGGCATTTGCAATGGCAAACTCGGGCGAGGTTTCCGACGCGGCTTCGATCCGCATCAGCAACTCGTTTGCGGCGGCGGTCTGCTGCTCACGACAATTGAGCCGCGCTTTCGGCATCTTTGGCCAGATGTTCGCGCACACGAGATCGATCTGGGCTGCGCTATCCGCCGCGGCTCGCCCCGCAGCCGGCGCGATGCCGAGCAAGACGACCACCAGGACCAGGGGCGTCCGGTTGTTTCGCAAATTACCCACTACACGACCTCTCTCGATTCACGGCCGGACTATAGCGAGACGCCAACCGCACCAGATTTGCAGGGCCTTCATCGGCCACAGACAGCCAGGGGGTTGATTTCAAACGTCGTTTGCAAGCGAGAAGCTCCGGGGATCGAGCCCCAGAAAATCAACACATTCGCGCGAGTGGACCGCGACCTGCTCAAAAGAACTGGCTTCCCTCACCGTCGCATTCTCGGTACCGTCCGCAAGCACCTGGACAATCAGTGTCTTCGAATTCGGCTTCGATGCCGGCCTTGAGGAGTCACGAATCATGATGAACTTCGAGTTCAGCGGCCCTCGGGCCAGGTCGGGGCGCTAGATGTCGCCCGCAGTGGTCGAAACCCTGGTTCAAGTCGTGGGGATCCTGATCGTCGCCTTTGCCTTTGCCGAAGTCGGGCTGGCGACGGCCTCACGTCTGAGAAGATTTTCCTTCGAGAAAAACCGCTACGACGTCGCCCTCGAGAACCTCGAAGAGCGGCTGATGACTGCGCGGGTTCGCCGAGTGGATCGCGAGCGCGAGAGCCAGTCCTGGAACGGAATTCGGAAGTTTCGCGTCGCCCGCAAGATCAACGAGGGCGGAGACATCACCTCCTTCTATCTAGAAGCTCACGACGGAAAGCCAATTGCTTCTCATCAGCCGGGTCAGTTCTTGACCTTTTCGTTGAAACTGCCAGACAAGAAACGACCCGAAGTACGCTGCTATTCGCTTTCGGACATGGCGCGGCCTCATGGTTATCGCGTTTCGATCAAACGCGTACCGCCTCCCCGCAAGTTGCCCGATGTCCCGCCGGGCAAGGTTTCCAACTTCATGCACGACGACGTGAAAGAGGGGGACATCCTCGACTGCCTCGCGCCGGCTGGAGATTTTTTTCTCGACCTCACTCATCGCAGCCCCATCGTCCTGATTGCCGGGGGGATCGGCCTGACACCCATGGTCGCAATGTTGAACGCGGTAGCCGAGCACGGCTTCGACCGCGAAGTATGGCTGTTTTACGGTGTACGGGACGTCAACGAGCAAGTCATGGTGGACCATCTGACCGAAGTAGCCCGTCAGTACCCCAACCAGTTCAGGTTCAACATGTGTTACAGCGGCACCGACATCAGCACGCTGCCGCCGGACCCCGACATCAGCCGGCACGGTGAGCGAGTCAGTGTCGACCTGTTCAAGCGCACTCTGCCTTCCAGCAACTTCAACTACTACATCTGTGGCCCACCGCCGTTGATGGACAGCATCACCCACGGCTTGCGCGAATGGGGCGTCCCGGATGGGTACGTACACTTCGAATCCTTCGGACCCGCCAGTGTGACGAAGACGCCCAAGGCCGAAGAAGTCGCCGCCGCCGCGGGTACCAATCTGACCATTTCATTCTCCAAGTCGGGAGAAGAATTTCAGTGGGATCCGGCTGCGGGCAATATCCTCGCCTTTGCCCTCGACAAAGACATCGACATCGCCAGTGGGTGCCGGGCGGGCAGTTGTGGAACCTGTGTGTCGGCGATCAAGGAAGGCGAGATCGAGTACCTGAAACCACCGAGCACGAAACCCGACGAAGGTTCGTGTCTGACCTGTATCAGCGTTCCAAAGACCAATCTCGTAATCGACGCGTAGATCGCCCGGGTTTCGGGCGCTGTTGTTGTAACTAACGCTGTACCAAACACTGTTCCCAAAGCTGTACCCAAGCGAGGAGATCATGTCGAGCACGCCGATTGAAGTTCGCCGTCCGCAACGCTGGGAC
Proteins encoded in this window:
- a CDS encoding 2Fe-2S iron-sulfur cluster binding domain-containing protein, translated to MSPAVVETLVQVVGILIVAFAFAEVGLATASRLRRFSFEKNRYDVALENLEERLMTARVRRVDRERESQSWNGIRKFRVARKINEGGDITSFYLEAHDGKPIASHQPGQFLTFSLKLPDKKRPEVRCYSLSDMARPHGYRVSIKRVPPPRKLPDVPPGKVSNFMHDDVKEGDILDCLAPAGDFFLDLTHRSPIVLIAGGIGLTPMVAMLNAVAEHGFDREVWLFYGVRDVNEQVMVDHLTEVARQYPNQFRFNMCYSGTDISTLPPDPDISRHGERVSVDLFKRTLPSSNFNYYICGPPPLMDSITHGLREWGVPDGYVHFESFGPASVTKTPKAEEVAAAAGTNLTISFSKSGEEFQWDPAAGNILAFALDKDIDIASGCRAGSCGTCVSAIKEGEIEYLKPPSTKPDEGSCLTCISVPKTNLVIDA